From Candidatus Brocadiaceae bacterium, the proteins below share one genomic window:
- a CDS encoding type I restriction endonuclease produces the protein MSNGIHSESTFESAIIKHLTANGWIEGNPQEFSADLSMDKKAVISFVQMSQPREWQKLKSYYREDTENKFIYRLFKELDLRGMLEVIRHGITDSGIKFKLAYFKPDSKLNPDTLAQYRYNRLSVTRQVSFSSKNRKSIDLLLSLNGLPIATIELKNHFTGQRVSEAMEQYRTSRDPKELLFQFKKRALVHFTVDPDEVYFTTKLESSGTRFFPFNKGFNHGAGNPPVKDYRTYRSAYFWEEILNVDSWLEILGRFLHLQKEEYLVDGKKYYKETMLFPRFHQLDVVRKLTTHAKANGTGKRYLIEHSAGSGKSNSIAWLAYRLSSLYDEKDKKIFDSVIVITDRNVLDQQLQNTIYQFEHKTGVVLRIDVDARQLAEAISSGVTIVITTLQKFPFALNHLKEIPDRNYAIIIDEAHSSQGGEASRKMTEALTGRNVSLEESAKVEGEIENSIEDEDDYIRETILKRGPQKNIRLFAFTATPKAKTLEVFGVKDNEGKPKPFHLYSMRQAIEEGFILDVLKNYTTYETYYRFCKTIEEDPELNKRKATKAIGRFASLHPTNLAQKTEVMVEHFRQITMKKIGGKAKAMVVTASRKHALRFYLEFKDYIKEKGYSDIRPLVAFSGTIIDDFFPEGVTETQLNKFGEKELPDKFSTPEFQVLLVADKYQYGFDQPLLHTMYVDKKLSGVRAVQTLSRLNRTCPGKEDTFIIDFANDRQTIIDAFQPYYEMTTMTETTDPNHLYDLKGKTDEAQVYYQSEIDTFSKVFYKPGSATVRDQGKLYAYIDPAVDRYKALEEDPQDEFKKSITTYVRLYSFLSQIMPFQDVALEKLYAYGRFLLTKLPKTDFKKLPKVI, from the coding sequence ATGAGTAACGGAATACATTCGGAATCAACATTTGAATCAGCCATTATCAAACACCTAACTGCCAATGGCTGGATCGAAGGTAACCCACAAGAATTTAGCGCGGATTTGTCAATGGATAAGAAAGCCGTCATATCCTTTGTGCAAATGTCACAACCCAGAGAATGGCAAAAATTGAAATCATATTACCGGGAAGATACAGAAAACAAGTTCATTTATCGTTTATTCAAGGAACTTGATTTACGTGGCATGCTGGAGGTCATACGGCATGGTATCACCGATAGTGGCATAAAGTTTAAACTCGCGTATTTTAAACCCGACAGCAAACTCAATCCCGATACGCTTGCTCAATACCGTTACAACAGGCTCTCTGTAACACGACAGGTTTCTTTTTCATCAAAAAACAGGAAAAGTATTGATCTCTTATTGTCGTTAAACGGGCTTCCCATAGCAACCATTGAACTGAAAAACCATTTTACGGGTCAAAGGGTCAGCGAGGCGATGGAGCAATACCGCACCAGCCGTGACCCGAAAGAATTACTATTCCAATTCAAAAAAAGGGCATTGGTTCACTTTACGGTTGATCCTGATGAAGTGTACTTTACGACAAAGCTGGAGAGCAGCGGGACCCGTTTCTTTCCTTTTAATAAGGGCTTTAACCATGGCGCCGGCAATCCGCCCGTGAAGGATTACAGGACGTACCGGTCTGCGTATTTCTGGGAGGAAATTCTCAATGTAGACAGTTGGCTGGAAATCTTAGGGCGTTTTCTGCATCTGCAAAAGGAGGAATATCTCGTTGATGGGAAAAAATATTACAAAGAAACAATGCTCTTTCCCCGCTTTCATCAGCTCGATGTGGTAAGAAAACTCACGACACATGCCAAAGCGAACGGAACGGGAAAAAGGTATCTCATAGAGCATTCTGCCGGAAGCGGAAAAAGCAATTCCATTGCCTGGCTCGCTTACCGACTATCATCGCTCTATGATGAGAAAGATAAAAAAATCTTCGATTCGGTCATTGTCATCACCGACAGGAATGTACTTGACCAACAATTACAAAATACCATTTACCAGTTTGAACACAAAACAGGCGTTGTCCTGCGCATTGATGTTGATGCAAGACAGTTGGCAGAGGCAATTTCATCAGGAGTGACTATTGTCATTACTACACTGCAGAAATTTCCTTTTGCCCTAAACCACCTGAAGGAAATTCCCGACCGCAACTATGCCATCATTATTGATGAAGCACATAGCAGCCAGGGCGGTGAGGCAAGTCGTAAAATGACGGAGGCCTTAACAGGAAGGAACGTTTCGCTGGAAGAATCCGCAAAGGTTGAAGGTGAGATTGAAAACAGCATTGAAGATGAAGATGACTATATCCGGGAAACCATTTTAAAAAGAGGGCCGCAAAAAAACATCAGACTTTTTGCCTTCACGGCAACCCCCAAGGCAAAGACACTGGAGGTGTTCGGGGTAAAAGATAATGAAGGCAAACCAAAACCCTTCCACCTCTATTCCATGAGGCAGGCCATTGAAGAAGGATTTATCCTGGACGTCCTCAAGAATTATACGACCTATGAAACCTACTACCGTTTCTGTAAAACCATAGAAGAAGATCCGGAACTGAATAAAAGAAAGGCAACAAAAGCCATCGGGAGGTTTGCTTCCCTGCACCCAACAAACCTAGCGCAAAAAACGGAGGTTATGGTGGAACACTTCAGGCAGATAACCATGAAAAAAATCGGTGGCAAAGCGAAAGCGATGGTGGTAACCGCTTCCCGTAAACATGCCTTGCGATTTTACCTGGAATTTAAAGACTACATAAAAGAAAAAGGATATTCTGACATCAGGCCTTTGGTGGCTTTTTCGGGTACAATTATCGATGATTTTTTCCCGGAAGGTGTCACAGAAACGCAATTAAACAAATTCGGGGAAAAAGAATTGCCCGATAAGTTTTCAACACCGGAATTCCAGGTCCTGCTTGTCGCGGATAAATATCAATATGGTTTTGACCAGCCGTTGCTCCATACAATGTATGTGGATAAAAAGCTCTCAGGAGTGCGAGCAGTCCAGACATTATCACGGTTAAACAGAACGTGCCCGGGAAAGGAGGATACTTTCATCATTGATTTTGCTAATGATCGCCAGACCATTATAGACGCATTCCAGCCCTATTACGAAATGACGACAATGACGGAAACGACCGATCCAAATCACCTGTACGATTTGAAAGGAAAAACCGATGAAGCGCAGGTATACTATCAATCGGAAATAGACACATTTTCTAAAGTATTCTATAAACCAGGCAGCGCTACAGTAAGAGACCAAGGTAAACTCTATGCATACATCGACCCGGCAGTTGACCGGTACAAAGCATTGGAGGAAGACCCACAGGATGAATTTAAAAAGTCGATTACAACATACGTCCGTCTTTATTCTTTTCTGTCCCAGATCATGCCGTTCCAGGATGTTGCATTAGAAAAATTGTATGCTTATGGGAGGTTTTTATTAACCAAATTACCAAAAACTGACTTCAAAAAATTGCCGAAGGTGATCTGA
- a CDS encoding putative DNA binding domain-containing protein, with the protein MNTSELLQKLNELRGLSSEAEVFEFKEAKNTYDFNKLGKYFSALSNEANLKGKQHAWLVFGITDKGRTIVGSRFRPNRKDLDSLKGELANKTTNRITFVEIYELDLPEGRVVMFEIPPAPRGIPIAFEGHYYGRDGEELSPLNLEEIERIRAQASLEDWSSVIIPDATIEDLDTEAVAKARENFKSKFSGKAAEVDSWNDVTFLNKAKVTIKGNITRTAIILLGKPESEHFISPAEAKIRWLLKDTKGNTKDYHIESCPLLLGVDKIYAKIRNLKYRYMRDGTLFPDEVDQYEPFVIREAINNCIAHQDYTKGGRINVVEKEDQLIFTNLGSFIPGSVEKVVKEDAPEEHYRNKFLSTAMFNLKMVDTAGGGIRKMFNFQRIRFFPMPEYDLSEEKVKVTVIGKVLDMDFARVLAKHKDLTLEEIIMLDKLQKNKSLSITELKHLRLKGLVEGRKPNLHISSHVAEKINLKTDYIKTRGFKDEHYKNLVLEYIDKYKKASKEDIDKLLLDILPGILSERQRKNKIRNLIYAMSRKDKTIENKGTNRYPIWVRIAKV; encoded by the coding sequence ATGAATACTTCTGAATTGCTACAGAAACTAAACGAACTCCGCGGCCTTTCCTCCGAAGCGGAGGTCTTTGAATTTAAAGAAGCCAAAAATACCTACGACTTTAACAAGCTGGGAAAATACTTTTCCGCCTTGTCGAATGAGGCAAACCTTAAAGGCAAACAACATGCCTGGTTGGTTTTTGGTATTACAGACAAGGGCAGGACAATCGTCGGCAGCCGTTTCCGTCCAAACCGTAAAGACCTTGACAGCCTCAAAGGTGAACTGGCAAACAAAACCACAAATCGCATCACCTTTGTTGAAATATATGAATTAGATTTACCGGAAGGACGTGTTGTCATGTTTGAGATACCGCCAGCACCCAGAGGCATACCGATTGCCTTTGAAGGGCATTATTATGGCAGGGACGGCGAAGAGTTATCACCACTGAATCTGGAAGAAATAGAGCGCATCAGGGCACAAGCCAGTTTAGAGGATTGGAGTTCAGTTATTATCCCCGATGCAACCATAGAAGACCTCGACACTGAGGCTGTAGCAAAGGCACGGGAGAATTTTAAAAGCAAATTCTCTGGAAAAGCTGCCGAGGTGGATTCGTGGAATGACGTCACCTTTCTGAATAAGGCAAAGGTAACGATCAAAGGGAATATTACCCGCACCGCAATCATCCTCCTAGGCAAACCGGAATCTGAACATTTTATTTCCCCTGCGGAAGCAAAAATACGCTGGTTACTGAAAGATACAAAGGGTAATACCAAGGACTATCACATTGAAAGCTGTCCCCTTCTGCTGGGTGTTGATAAGATATACGCAAAAATCCGAAATCTAAAATACCGGTACATGAGAGACGGCACCCTTTTCCCTGACGAGGTTGACCAGTATGAGCCGTTTGTAATCCGTGAGGCGATAAACAACTGCATAGCGCATCAGGATTATACCAAAGGCGGCCGCATCAATGTGGTTGAAAAGGAAGACCAGTTGATATTTACCAATCTCGGCAGCTTTATCCCGGGTTCGGTAGAAAAAGTGGTCAAGGAAGATGCACCGGAAGAGCATTACCGCAACAAGTTTCTGTCAACAGCCATGTTCAACCTGAAGATGGTCGATACCGCAGGCGGCGGGATACGAAAGATGTTTAATTTTCAGCGGATACGGTTTTTCCCCATGCCTGAATATGACTTGTCCGAAGAGAAGGTGAAGGTAACGGTAATCGGCAAGGTGCTGGATATGGATTTTGCCAGGGTGTTAGCCAAACATAAGGATTTAACTCTGGAAGAAATCATCATGCTGGATAAACTTCAGAAGAATAAGTCTTTGTCCATAACAGAACTCAAACATCTCAGGTTAAAAGGCCTCGTAGAGGGCCGAAAGCCCAATTTGCATATTTCTTCTCACGTAGCTGAAAAAATAAACCTGAAAACCGACTATATAAAAACTCGTGGTTTTAAAGATGAACATTATAAAAATCTCGTACTTGAATATATAGATAAATATAAGAAAGCATCCAAAGAAGATATAGATAAACTTTTATTAGATATCCTTCCCGGTATTTTAAGTGAAAGACAACGTAAAAATAAGATTCGCAATTTAATATATGCGATGTCCAGGAAAGACAAAACTATTGAAAATAAAGGGACCAATCGTTATCCAATATGGGTACGAATTGCTAAAGTTTAA
- a CDS encoding restriction endonuclease subunit S encodes MKKYPKYKPSDVEWIGEIPEHWEINRLKYEALVQSSNVDKKSNEDEKDVLLCNYMDVYKNEFIDESMNFMEATATEDEIRRFKIVKGDVLVTKDSETPDDIANPALVKNDLENVVCAYHLTQIRPTRKKLYGEYLFRLFQEHKFNGQFQVNANGVTRFGLSISSFSDAYIPLPTTDEQTSIANYLDKKTAQIDQLIAKKQQLIELLKEERTAIINYAVTKGIDPHVKLKPSGLSACGHAQAGIEWLGDIPEHWEIKKLKYVANLKSGDSISADNIRQEDEYPVYVGNGLRGFTSDYSHEGELVLIGRQGALCGNINYAKGKFWASEHAIVVSRFNKDNIIWLGELLRVMNLNQYSISAAQPGLSVERIQNLFIPYPAVEEQQEIGKHIETHSQRIECTVAKIMKEIKLLQEYRTALISEVVTGKIKVI; translated from the coding sequence ATGAAAAAATACCCCAAATACAAACCGAGCGACGTTGAGTGGATTGGGGAGATACCGGAGCATTGGGAAATAAACCGTTTGAAATATGAGGCATTAGTTCAATCGAGCAATGTTGATAAGAAAAGCAACGAAGACGAAAAAGATGTCTTGCTTTGTAACTATATGGATGTATATAAAAATGAGTTCATTGATGAATCAATGAATTTTATGGAAGCAACTGCCACAGAAGATGAAATAAGAAGGTTTAAGATTGTTAAGGGCGATGTTCTTGTAACAAAAGACTCTGAAACACCAGATGATATTGCAAATCCCGCATTAGTAAAAAACGATTTAGAAAACGTTGTTTGTGCGTATCATTTAACACAAATCCGACCTACACGAAAAAAGCTTTATGGAGAATATCTCTTTAGACTATTTCAGGAACATAAATTTAACGGTCAGTTTCAAGTAAATGCAAATGGCGTTACAAGATTTGGACTGAGCATCTCAAGCTTTTCGGATGCTTATATACCATTACCAACTACCGATGAACAAACTTCCATTGCCAACTACCTGGACAAAAAAACCGCACAAATAGACCAGCTCATTGCCAAAAAACAACAGCTGATAGAACTGCTCAAAGAAGAACGTACCGCCATTATTAATTATGCGGTAACAAAAGGCATTGATCCCCATGTAAAATTAAAACCCAGCGGCCTGTCTGCGTGTGGACACGCACAGGCAGGCATTGAATGGTTAGGTGATATTCCGGAGCATTGGGAGATAAAGAAGTTGAAATATGTAGCAAATTTAAAAAGCGGAGATTCTATATCAGCAGATAATATCCGACAAGAAGATGAATATCCAGTTTATGTAGGTAATGGCCTAAGAGGCTTTACATCTGATTATAGCCACGAAGGTGAGCTTGTGTTAATAGGCAGACAAGGAGCATTGTGTGGTAACATTAATTACGCAAAAGGTAAATTTTGGGCATCAGAACATGCGATAGTAGTCTCGAGATTTAATAAAGATAATATTATTTGGTTAGGAGAGTTATTGAGAGTAATGAATCTAAATCAATACTCTATTTCAGCGGCACAGCCAGGGCTATCTGTTGAAAGAATTCAAAATTTATTTATTCCGTACCCAGCAGTTGAGGAGCAACAAGAAATTGGAAAACATATTGAAACACACAGTCAACGCATAGAATGTACAGTGGCTAAGATCATGAAAGAAATAAAATTATTACAAGAATACCGCACAGCATTAATTTCAGAGGTGGTGACAGGAAAAATAAAGGTAATATGA
- a CDS encoding DUF4411 family protein, which translates to MNYLFDANVFIQAKNLHYGLDFCPAFWDWLIENNKARKVFSIEKVGDELEAGNDELASWATARGADFFLKPDTRTVGDFANVSNWVTSQDYEPAAISTFLQIADYYLLAHALAHRFTVITHEKPDNSTKKIKIPNACIGLGIKCMSPYEILRHEKARFVLEGFKRNFR; encoded by the coding sequence ATGAATTATCTGTTCGATGCCAATGTTTTTATTCAGGCAAAAAATCTTCATTATGGCCTTGATTTTTGTCCCGCATTTTGGGACTGGTTGATTGAAAACAACAAGGCTCGCAAAGTCTTCAGTATTGAGAAAGTCGGCGATGAATTGGAAGCAGGAAATGATGAACTGGCTTCTTGGGCAACGGCCAGAGGAGCTGATTTTTTTCTCAAACCCGATACCCGTACCGTCGGTGATTTTGCCAATGTGAGTAACTGGGTAACCAGCCAAGATTATGAACCCGCGGCAATCAGCACCTTCCTGCAAATTGCGGATTATTATCTGTTAGCACATGCTTTAGCACATCGGTTTACCGTTATAACTCATGAAAAACCTGACAATTCAACAAAAAAGATAAAGATACCCAATGCCTGCATTGGACTGGGAATAAAATGTATGTCCCCTTATGAAATACTGCGCCATGAAAAAGCGCGTTTTGTTTTGGAAGGTTTTAAAAGGAACTTCCGTTGA
- a CDS encoding ImmA/IrrE family metallo-endopeptidase — MRINISPKLITWARERAGLDKKVLLKSFPKLMEWEKGERQPTLKQLEHFAAKTHQPIGIFFLPEPPEVNLPIPDFRTMTATHYRQPSPDLMETIYLCQQRQEWYRNFSRIHGHEQLAFIGRKQLSDSVTQTAKEISGALNFNFQQRQQAGTWTNALRLFVERADKSGILVMASGVVGSNNYRKLDPEEFRGFTLADNLAPLIFINANDTISAKIFTLAHELAHLWLGESGISNMRMEQMPDKETERWCNGVAAELLVPMADLDSVYNKKNDLHAEIVRLSRRYKVSTLVVLRRIFDMKVITGKTFWNTWNEEFERLMNIEQRSGIGGDFYRTLGVRVSRRFTVALVMSTLEGQTLFRDAFRMLGIKKNDTFYEIAHQFGFKT; from the coding sequence ATGCGAATAAACATTTCCCCAAAATTGATTACATGGGCGCGTGAACGGGCAGGCTTAGATAAAAAAGTTTTGTTAAAGTCATTTCCCAAACTAATGGAGTGGGAAAAGGGCGAAAGACAACCTACGTTAAAACAGCTCGAACACTTTGCCGCAAAAACGCATCAACCTATTGGCATCTTCTTTCTGCCTGAACCGCCGGAGGTTAATTTACCCATACCTGATTTTCGTACAATGACGGCAACACACTACCGCCAGCCAAGCCCTGATTTAATGGAGACCATTTATCTTTGTCAACAACGACAGGAGTGGTACAGGAATTTTTCCAGAATACACGGTCACGAACAGCTTGCTTTTATTGGCAGAAAGCAACTGAGTGATAGTGTAACACAGACGGCAAAAGAAATAAGCGGTGCCTTGAATTTCAACTTTCAACAGCGCCAACAGGCAGGCACCTGGACTAATGCTCTGCGGTTGTTTGTTGAGCGTGCGGATAAAAGTGGCATACTGGTCATGGCCAGCGGCGTTGTGGGCAGCAATAATTATCGAAAACTTGATCCGGAGGAATTCCGCGGCTTTACACTGGCGGATAATTTAGCGCCTTTGATATTTATCAATGCCAATGATACGATTTCCGCAAAGATATTTACCCTTGCTCATGAACTCGCGCATCTCTGGCTGGGTGAAAGCGGGATTTCCAATATGCGTATGGAACAAATGCCCGATAAAGAAACGGAACGCTGGTGCAACGGTGTCGCTGCTGAACTACTTGTACCAATGGCAGATTTGGATAGTGTATATAACAAAAAGAATGATCTTCATGCAGAAATAGTCCGATTGTCGCGCCGTTATAAAGTCAGTACACTTGTTGTTCTTAGACGTATTTTCGATATGAAGGTTATCACTGGTAAGACCTTTTGGAACACCTGGAATGAAGAATTTGAACGATTGATGAATATAGAACAACGTTCAGGAATCGGTGGTGATTTTTACCGAACCTTAGGGGTGCGTGTCAGCAGGCGTTTTACCGTTGCACTGGTGATGAGCACTTTAGAAGGACAAACGTTGTTTCGCGATGCTTTCCGAATGTTAGGGATAAAAAAGAATGATACTTTTTATGAGATTGCACATCAGTTTGGATTTAAGACATGA
- a CDS encoding N-6 DNA methylase, which yields MLIKGQNPANIKFGNSFSQDCLEDETFDYMLSNPPFGVDWKKAQKYIKDEYENKGYAGRFGAGLPSISDGSLLFLQHMISKMKRSAGGSRIAIVFNGSPLFSGGAGSGPSNIRKWIIENDMLEAIIAMPDQLFYNTGIATYIWIITDRKYFARKGKVQLINASGSDWPDGDKNNPFYRKMTRSLGNKRKEIGDGRDGKPDQIKTITEIYEAFAEGPYCRIFDNKYFGYQRITIERPKHNEQGELETDRKGNPVPDADLRDYENVPLKEDIEVYFKREVLPHVPDLPAPRPASGQFCIYVLKCSDNSFYIGQTADFLKRFMQHENHEVSWTAPRLPVEPIHWEIFNSREESVK from the coding sequence ATGCTGATCAAGGGTCAGAATCCGGCAAATATAAAATTTGGTAACAGCTTCAGTCAGGATTGCCTGGAAGACGAAACATTCGATTACATGTTGAGCAATCCACCTTTTGGCGTTGACTGGAAAAAGGCCCAGAAATATATCAAAGATGAATATGAAAACAAGGGCTATGCAGGACGTTTTGGCGCGGGACTGCCCTCTATCAGTGACGGGTCTTTATTGTTCCTGCAGCACATGATCAGCAAGATGAAACGAAGCGCCGGAGGCAGCCGCATAGCCATTGTGTTTAACGGTTCGCCTTTATTCAGCGGTGGCGCGGGAAGCGGACCCAGCAACATCCGCAAATGGATCATTGAAAACGACATGCTGGAGGCCATCATCGCCATGCCTGATCAGTTGTTTTATAATACCGGCATTGCAACCTATATATGGATTATCACCGACAGAAAATATTTTGCGCGAAAAGGAAAGGTACAGCTCATCAATGCCAGCGGCAGCGACTGGCCCGATGGCGATAAGAATAATCCCTTTTACCGGAAAATGACGCGCAGCCTGGGCAATAAGCGCAAGGAAATTGGCGACGGCAGGGACGGCAAACCGGACCAGATCAAAACCATCACTGAAATCTACGAGGCATTTGCAGAAGGACCGTATTGCAGGATTTTTGACAATAAATATTTTGGATACCAGAGAATCACCATTGAACGCCCCAAACACAACGAACAGGGCGAATTGGAAACAGACCGCAAAGGAAACCCTGTGCCTGACGCCGATCTCAGGGATTATGAAAACGTCCCATTAAAGGAAGATATTGAAGTATATTTTAAACGGGAGGTACTGCCGCATGTGCCCGACCTGCCTGCGCCGCGCCCGGCATCGGGTCAGTTTTGCATTTACGTATTAAAATGCTCAGACAATTCGTTTTATATTGGTCAAACTGCTGATTTTCTAAAGAGATTTATGCAACATGAGAACCATGAGGTAAGCTGGACAGCGCCAAGATTGCCTGTAGAACCCATTCATTGGGAAATATTTAATTCCCGTGAAGAGTCTGTAAAATGA
- a CDS encoding type I restriction-modification system subunit M N-terminal domain-containing protein translates to MNNFREKANFIWSIADLLRGHYKQADYGKVLLPFTVLRRLDMVLEPTKKKVLEAYQKHRDKKPEVFEPILNSIAKAKFHNRSRFDFHELTKDHHNVAANLRNYINGFSTSAREIIDYFSFEDQIKKLDEYDLLNPMQFVNRIC, encoded by the coding sequence ATGAACAATTTCAGGGAAAAAGCGAACTTTATCTGGTCAATCGCGGACTTGTTGCGGGGACATTACAAACAGGCTGATTATGGAAAGGTGCTCCTGCCTTTTACTGTGCTGCGAAGGCTGGATATGGTGCTTGAACCCACGAAAAAAAAGGTGCTCGAAGCATACCAGAAACACCGGGATAAAAAACCGGAGGTATTTGAACCCATTTTAAATAGCATTGCAAAGGCAAAATTCCACAACCGCAGCAGGTTTGATTTTCATGAGCTAACTAAAGACCACCATAACGTAGCCGCGAATCTGCGGAACTATATCAACGGATTTTCCACGAGCGCGCGGGAAATTATCGATTACTTCAGCTTTGAGGATCAGATCAAAAAACTGGACGAATATGACCTCCTCAATCCTATGCAATTTGTAAATCGGATATGCTGA
- a CDS encoding DUF1829 domain-containing protein, with the protein MIGEIQRLLDRYLVWLKDKTILRQVKEWIEITTPYLDRHNDYLQIYVKRENGKFLLTDDGYTIEDLKRSGCELESRKRMELLTVTLNGFGVKLDGDDLVVSASPDNFALRKHNLVQAMLAVNDLFYLAMPIVSSLFLEDVASWLDLHEIRYIPRVKFTGKSGYDHLFDFVIPSSKRQPERILQAINHPDRNAAQRTTFSWIDTKEVRPLNSRIYAMLNDSEHVPHAFVLEALKNYEVYPVLWSKREDVREELAA; encoded by the coding sequence ATGATTGGTGAAATTCAAAGACTCCTCGATCGGTATCTTGTCTGGTTAAAGGATAAAACGATATTACGGCAGGTAAAAGAATGGATTGAGATTACGACGCCATATCTGGATAGGCATAATGATTATCTGCAAATTTATGTGAAACGTGAAAATGGCAAATTTTTACTTACTGATGATGGTTATACCATTGAAGACCTGAAGAGATCCGGGTGTGAACTTGAAAGCAGGAAGCGCATGGAACTCCTTACGGTTACACTCAACGGTTTTGGCGTTAAACTGGATGGGGATGATCTGGTTGTTTCTGCTTCACCGGACAACTTTGCATTAAGAAAACATAATTTAGTCCAGGCAATGTTGGCGGTTAATGATCTCTTTTATTTGGCGATGCCAATTGTTAGCAGTCTTTTTCTTGAAGATGTTGCATCCTGGCTCGATCTCCATGAAATACGTTATATCCCAAGGGTAAAATTTACCGGTAAAAGTGGTTATGATCATCTCTTTGATTTCGTTATTCCGTCATCAAAAAGACAACCGGAGCGTATATTACAGGCAATTAATCACCCGGACCGAAATGCTGCTCAAAGAACAACATTTTCGTGGATTGACACAAAAGAAGTGAGGCCTCTAAACTCGCGGATATATGCGATGTTAAATGATTCAGAGCATGTACCGCATGCTTTCGTGCTTGAAGCGTTGAAGAACTATGAGGTCTACCCTGTCCTCTGGAGCAAAAGAGAAGATGTCCGAGAGGAATTGGCAGCTTAA
- a CDS encoding deoxyribodipyrimidine photo-lyase codes for MNLKRTRVISKGEKKKGPVLYWMSRDQRAGDNWALCFAQGLALQNDVPLAVVFCLVPQFLGATIRQYHFMMEGLKEVEATLSGKHVPFFLLTGSPQEEIPEFVRKHKAGTVVTDFSPLRIKRAWQDAIIQKMDVSLYEVDAHNIVPCWVASPKQEYGAYTLRPKIYRVLQEFFDTFPGLKKHPVSWKGTYRKTEWQRCFSSLKVDRSVSPVEWLVPGEKAAKKALCRFLQEKLFLYDSQRNDPTKDAQSNLSPYIHFGQISAQRIALEVVKSPVEENQKDAFLEELIVRRELSDNFCYYNPDYDRTRSFPRWSQETLNAHRRDRRDYYYTRRQLEYGHTHDPLWNAAQREMVKRGKMHGYMRMYWGKKILEWTKTTEQALRTAIYLNDKYELDGRDPNGYAGIAWCIGGVHDRAWKERDVYGKVRYMSDRGCRSKFDVQAYIEQCLHT; via the coding sequence ATGAATCTAAAAAGGACAAGAGTAATCAGCAAAGGGGAAAAGAAAAAAGGTCCCGTCCTCTACTGGATGAGCCGGGACCAGCGCGCAGGAGATAACTGGGCACTGTGCTTTGCGCAAGGTCTCGCATTACAAAACGATGTACCTCTGGCAGTCGTGTTTTGTCTTGTACCTCAATTCTTAGGGGCAACCATACGGCAGTATCACTTCATGATGGAAGGGCTGAAGGAGGTAGAGGCAACGCTTTCAGGAAAACATGTCCCATTTTTTCTGCTCACCGGTTCACCACAGGAAGAAATACCAGAATTTGTCAGAAAACATAAAGCCGGAACGGTTGTCACCGATTTCAGCCCACTCCGAATAAAAAGGGCGTGGCAGGATGCAATTATTCAGAAAATGGACGTCTCATTGTATGAAGTGGACGCCCATAATATTGTGCCCTGCTGGGTGGCGTCCCCAAAACAGGAATACGGTGCATACACCCTTCGGCCAAAGATCTATCGTGTACTTCAGGAATTTTTCGATACCTTTCCGGGACTAAAGAAACACCCCGTTTCATGGAAAGGAACTTACAGAAAAACAGAGTGGCAGAGGTGTTTCTCTTCGCTCAAAGTAGACCGTTCGGTTTCTCCCGTAGAGTGGCTTGTACCGGGAGAAAAAGCGGCGAAAAAGGCCCTTTGCCGCTTTTTACAGGAGAAATTATTTCTGTATGATTCGCAGAGAAATGATCCCACAAAGGACGCACAGTCCAATCTTTCACCCTATATTCATTTCGGTCAGATATCGGCCCAGCGGATAGCCCTGGAGGTAGTGAAAAGTCCCGTTGAAGAAAACCAGAAAGACGCATTTTTAGAAGAACTCATTGTCAGGCGTGAGCTGTCTGATAATTTCTGTTATTACAATCCGGATTATGACCGCACGCGATCATTTCCCCGGTGGTCGCAGGAGACATTGAATGCCCACAGAAGGGACAGGAGGGACTATTACTATACACGACGTCAGCTTGAATATGGGCACACACATGATCCGCTCTGGAATGCTGCCCAGAGGGAAATGGTGAAACGCGGGAAGATGCACGGTTACATGAGGATGTACTGGGGGAAGAAGATCCTTGAATGGACAAAGACTACTGAACAGGCGCTCAGGACGGCCATCTATCTCAATGACAAATATGAACTTGACGGAAGGGATCCGAACGGGTATGCCGGCATTGCATGGTGCATAGGCGGGGTACATGACCGTGCATGGAAGGAACGCGATGTGTATGGCAAGGTCAGGTATATGAGTGATAGGGGGTGCAGATCAAAATTTGACGTTCAGGCATATATTGAACAATGCCTTCATACATGA